In one Agathobacter rectalis ATCC 33656 genomic region, the following are encoded:
- a CDS encoding metallophosphoesterase, which produces MNEQWFLLGDIHGSAQPVHYFYQKNKERLSLDSSENFMILLGDVGANFALTGQRDHKFKSELSKLPFTFICLRGNHEARVKTVMDKNPDGWETISKYDGSIFVEKEFPYIEYLADGPAVYNFKSYKTLSLPGAYSVDKYYRQARHLTWYKDEQLNEKEMELGRKLCRNEAPFDLVLSHTCPYLYEPTDLFLAGLDQSTVDSTMERYLGEIEFNLDYKRWAFGHFHADRLYPWADGRQMLMLFNENVVNLDKFMNMTEKQSFKDIIA; this is translated from the coding sequence ATGAATGAACAATGGTTTTTATTGGGTGATATACATGGCAGTGCACAGCCGGTTCACTATTTTTATCAAAAAAATAAGGAAAGATTGAGTTTGGATTCATCAGAAAACTTTATGATTCTGCTTGGTGATGTTGGTGCAAATTTTGCTCTCACTGGTCAGAGAGATCATAAATTCAAATCAGAGCTTTCAAAATTGCCATTTACTTTTATATGTCTAAGAGGAAATCATGAAGCCAGAGTAAAAACGGTTATGGACAAAAATCCTGATGGATGGGAAACAATATCAAAATATGATGGTTCCATATTTGTTGAGAAAGAATTCCCTTACATTGAGTATTTAGCAGACGGACCGGCAGTATATAATTTTAAGTCTTATAAAACTTTATCTCTGCCCGGTGCTTACAGCGTGGACAAGTACTATCGTCAAGCCAGACATTTGACGTGGTATAAGGATGAGCAATTAAACGAAAAAGAAATGGAGCTCGGAAGAAAATTGTGCAGAAATGAGGCACCGTTTGATTTAGTACTTTCGCATACATGCCCATATCTATATGAACCAACCGATTTGTTTCTTGCAGGACTTGATCAGAGCACGGTTGATTCAACCATGGAAAGATATCTCGGCGAGATAGAATTTAATTTGGATTATAAGAGATGGGCCTTTGGACATTTTCATGCCGACCGGCTGTATCCATGGGCTGATGGCAGACAGATGCTGATGTTATTCAACGAAAATGTTGTAAATCTGGATAAATTTATGAATATGACCGAAAAACAGTCGTTTAAAGATATTATTGCATAA
- a CDS encoding PIN domain-containing protein: MVIIIRHFLVDSENVNDNWLMLFDMADEDDEIVVFYTKKSPHMSYMSVIRLMENNKINIRFEKSYEGTNALDFQLVSYMGYLMGCADSFSENKCDAASAESCADEYIIMSNDTGYDPAVRFWKDKGFAVRRFNVNFCKQAVQRRKNIKYQVVADIPSREDNANTNTNTNINTDTDTDAITAKSYNLNELIDGNHSSYTDSEPLGDELATNDDLPSSDKLMANDDLPFTDEQTPHNGSGNSSNKNEADEAKFSTDSIDISDISEVSAVSEDFDHFEVDSFLNCMGKDNLLKLHETLVHVYGMKQGQTIYKTIKDKSYSFTPEKLTRKKKVERFTGIIFAHSDINDPGNFVDFLEKNKNKTKNLNGIRSAITKSYGETDGLKYYSLFKPYFKIISALK; encoded by the coding sequence ATGGTGATTATTATCAGACACTTTTTAGTAGACAGCGAAAATGTCAACGACAACTGGCTGATGCTGTTTGATATGGCAGATGAGGACGACGAAATCGTAGTTTTTTACACAAAAAAATCACCTCACATGTCATACATGTCAGTCATCAGGCTTATGGAAAATAACAAAATAAATATCCGATTTGAGAAATCCTATGAGGGCACGAATGCCCTTGATTTTCAGCTCGTATCATATATGGGATATCTGATGGGATGCGCTGATTCATTCAGTGAAAACAAATGTGATGCTGCATCAGCCGAGTCATGTGCTGATGAGTACATCATAATGAGCAATGACACAGGCTATGACCCTGCTGTAAGGTTCTGGAAAGATAAGGGATTCGCTGTACGCAGATTCAATGTAAATTTCTGCAAACAGGCTGTCCAGCGAAGAAAAAACATCAAGTATCAGGTAGTAGCAGATATTCCATCCAGGGAAGATAACGCCAATACCAATACCAATACCAATATCAATACCGATACTGATACCGATGCTATCACCGCAAAGTCTTACAATCTGAATGAACTTATCGATGGCAATCATAGCAGCTATACAGACAGTGAACCGTTAGGTGATGAGCTTGCAACTAACGATGACTTACCGTCAAGTGATAAGCTTATGGCTAATGACGACTTACCATTCACTGACGAACAGACACCTCATAACGGTTCTGGTAACAGCTCAAATAAAAACGAAGCAGATGAGGCTAAATTCTCAACGGACAGCATTGATATATCAGATATTTCTGAAGTCTCGGCAGTATCCGAAGACTTCGACCATTTTGAGGTAGATTCTTTCCTAAACTGCATGGGAAAAGACAATCTGCTCAAGCTTCATGAGACGCTGGTTCATGTTTATGGTATGAAACAGGGTCAGACAATTTATAAAACCATAAAAGACAAATCCTACTCTTTTACGCCTGAAAAGCTCACGCGTAAAAAGAAGGTAGAGCGTTTTACAGGTATAATTTTCGCACACAGTGATATTAATGATCCCGGAAATTTTGTTGATTTTCTTGAAAAAAACAAGAATAAAACAAAGAATCTCAATGGCATAAGATCTGCCATCACAAAGAGCTACGGTGAAACAGATGGTCTGAAATATTACAGCCTTTTCAAGCCATATTTCAAAATTATATCTGCACTGAAATAA
- a CDS encoding NYN domain-containing protein, producing the protein MADIEINKSDIDEVNDVIQETDEEAYALDSEFTEEKEYKTVQKYELVTILSYLIGVRNEILDDMCSDEYVELLNSLRESTNARILRYLCKARTSLLRNYKKTDNEIKYNLGNINRMEWFDAENINKLESWEVHIILYNSSADKYCVHINKLINEHVDACKKLFPDWVKWEYIRDLFVIADYEKPKKLKAEFTVYKEHRKEYPYGMYIHWRPDGRGNLLNSDGRILKTIYRQHGDYFNDGSKYRDAVEDTKENIYEFIRESMRVVIVVDCENSDVYKLYGVLKNLNSEQMSKIEKIILYDDYHTSCGWDWLEKFIHIPVFHEEVERVTDRKSLVDIKMTAGVCEAYYKDNIDSFILCSSDSDYWGLISSVKDAHFLVMYEYSKCGQSIKDALTKRCIFHCSIDDFYTGNASDLKKKVMINELKNLTNDIVGKNGWEMTRQIYERTKITSTEREMKDFYNKYVKSLRLKINEDGVFEIVVNEY; encoded by the coding sequence TTGGCAGATATTGAAATAAATAAATCAGATATTGATGAAGTTAATGATGTGATACAAGAAACAGATGAAGAAGCATATGCGTTGGATTCTGAATTTACAGAGGAAAAGGAATATAAAACAGTACAGAAATATGAGCTTGTGACGATTCTGTCGTATCTTATAGGTGTAAGAAATGAGATACTTGATGATATGTGCAGTGATGAGTATGTGGAGCTTTTAAACAGCTTAAGAGAAAGTACAAATGCGAGGATACTCAGATATCTGTGTAAGGCACGTACAAGTCTGCTGCGCAACTATAAAAAAACAGACAATGAAATAAAATATAATCTGGGTAATATAAACAGGATGGAGTGGTTTGATGCAGAGAATATAAATAAGCTTGAGAGCTGGGAAGTGCATATTATATTGTATAATTCATCGGCTGACAAGTATTGCGTACATATTAACAAGCTGATAAATGAGCACGTGGATGCATGCAAAAAGCTTTTCCCAGACTGGGTAAAATGGGAGTATATCAGGGATTTGTTTGTCATAGCGGATTATGAAAAGCCAAAGAAGCTAAAGGCAGAGTTTACTGTCTATAAAGAGCACAGAAAAGAGTATCCATACGGGATGTACATTCACTGGCGCCCGGATGGCAGGGGAAATCTGCTCAATTCCGATGGACGTATATTAAAGACAATATACAGACAGCATGGTGATTATTTCAATGACGGTTCAAAATACAGGGATGCAGTGGAAGATACAAAGGAAAATATATATGAGTTTATCCGTGAAAGTATGCGTGTTGTGATAGTTGTGGATTGTGAAAATTCTGATGTATACAAGCTGTATGGAGTATTAAAAAACTTAAATTCTGAGCAAATGTCCAAAATAGAAAAAATTATACTTTATGATGATTATCATACATCCTGTGGATGGGACTGGCTGGAAAAATTCATACATATCCCTGTATTCCATGAGGAGGTGGAGCGCGTGACAGACCGAAAGTCGCTTGTTGATATAAAGATGACTGCGGGAGTGTGTGAGGCGTATTATAAGGACAACATAGACTCGTTTATTTTGTGCTCAAGTGATTCGGATTACTGGGGACTTATTTCATCTGTAAAGGATGCTCATTTCCTCGTGATGTACGAATATAGCAAGTGCGGACAGTCAATCAAGGATGCACTTACAAAACGATGTATTTTTCACTGTTCAATAGACGATTTCTATACAGGAAATGCAAGTGATTTAAAGAAAAAAGTCATGATAAATGAATTGAAAAATCTGACAAATGATATTGTCGGAAAGAATGGCTGGGAGATGACAAGACAGATATACGAGAGGACTAAAATTACATCGACAGAGCGAGAAATGAAGGATTTTTACAATAAATATGTTAAGTCATTGAGGTTAAAAATTAATGAGGACGGAGTATTCGAGATTGTGGTCAATGAATATTGA
- a CDS encoding copper homeostasis protein CutC yields the protein MMKPMLEICCGSFSDVKTAYENGADRVELNSALYMGGLTPTLANLIYAKEKCNMPVVTMVRPRGGGFCYSDEEYDIMLMDAKILLEHGADGIAFGFLTEEKMLDKKRTKEMIELIHEYGREAVFHRAFDCIDNQDSAAERLIRLGADRILTSGGAANVWDGRKQLKHLQNQYGKDITILAGSGVNDTNVRALIEYTGITQVHSSCGSWKCDVTAAGNAVDFSYDEAMKNCYQCADAGKVRKLAEEVSGV from the coding sequence ATGATGAAACCGATGCTTGAAATCTGCTGTGGCAGCTTTTCGGATGTGAAAACAGCATATGAAAATGGTGCGGACAGGGTTGAACTGAACAGTGCCCTATATATGGGAGGGCTGACACCTACACTCGCCAATTTAATATATGCAAAGGAAAAATGCAATATGCCGGTAGTGACAATGGTTCGTCCAAGGGGCGGCGGATTTTGCTATTCGGATGAAGAATACGACATTATGCTTATGGATGCAAAAATTCTTTTAGAGCATGGAGCAGACGGTATTGCGTTTGGATTTCTGACAGAGGAAAAAATGCTTGACAAAAAGCGCACGAAGGAAATGATAGAGCTCATTCATGAGTATGGCAGGGAAGCTGTGTTTCACCGCGCCTTTGATTGCATAGATAATCAGGACAGTGCAGCGGAGAGGCTTATTAGGCTTGGCGCAGATCGTATTCTCACAAGCGGTGGCGCAGCAAATGTATGGGATGGCAGAAAACAGCTTAAGCATCTTCAAAATCAATATGGAAAAGATATTACGATTCTGGCAGGAAGCGGCGTGAATGATACCAATGTGAGAGCACTTATTGAATACACGGGTATTACGCAGGTACACAGCTCGTGTGGCTCATGGAAGTGTGATGTGACAGCAGCGGGCAATGCAGTGGATTTCTCGTATGATGAAGCGATGAAGAACTGCTATCAGTGTGCGGATGCAGGTAAGGTTAGGAAGCTTGCGGAAGAGGTAAGTGGAGTGTAA
- a CDS encoding type I restriction-modification system subunit M, whose amino-acid sequence MAEQENSKDLISVLWSGADVLRSKMDANEYKNYLLGIVFYKYLSDSFLIRVYDLINDEKPESLKVALEAYKNELKGEYANDLLDELKQDRKYVIEPELTYTCFAEDARNNCFNREQLQKAFNNIEQSGELFVDLFSDIDLYSSRLGAGDQKQSDTIAELIKVIDQADLLNSDGEILGDAYEYLIGQFASETGKKAGEFYTPQAVSKILTRIAITGQENVKGLSIYDPCMGSGSLLLNAKRYYKGDTNYIKYYGQELNMSTYNLARMNMFLHDVAAENQNLHHGDTLDADWPTGEETDFHMVLMNPPYSAKWSAASGFLQDERFSEYGVLAPKSKADYAFLLHGLYHLKSNGTMAIVLPHGVLFRGAAEGKIREKLLRSGNIYAVIGLPANLFYNTSIPTCIVVLKKHRDGRDVLFIDASKKFIKGKKQNEMSDEHIDEVMDLYNRRETVDKESYLASFDDIEKNDFNLNIPRYVDNFEKEEEVDINGLLEDMQKTDDEIGKVEGEFVNLLKDLTSSDENIMASLNRYIDMIEG is encoded by the coding sequence ATGGCGGAACAGGAAAATAGTAAGGATTTAATCAGTGTACTTTGGAGTGGCGCTGATGTACTTCGTTCTAAAATGGACGCGAATGAATATAAGAATTATCTTTTGGGAATTGTATTCTATAAATACCTATCAGATTCATTTTTGATAAGAGTATATGATTTGATAAATGATGAGAAACCGGAATCGCTCAAGGTGGCACTCGAGGCATATAAAAATGAGTTGAAGGGTGAATATGCTAATGATTTGCTTGATGAATTAAAGCAGGATCGTAAATATGTAATTGAGCCTGAGCTTACATATACATGTTTTGCAGAGGATGCAAGGAATAATTGCTTTAATCGTGAGCAATTACAGAAAGCGTTCAATAATATTGAGCAGAGCGGAGAGTTGTTTGTGGATTTGTTTTCTGACATTGATTTGTATTCAAGCAGGCTTGGAGCGGGAGACCAGAAACAAAGTGATACAATTGCAGAACTGATAAAGGTAATAGACCAGGCGGATTTGCTCAATTCCGATGGTGAAATACTTGGAGATGCATATGAATATCTGATAGGACAGTTTGCGTCAGAGACCGGTAAGAAGGCGGGAGAATTCTATACACCACAGGCAGTATCAAAAATTCTTACTAGAATAGCAATAACAGGACAGGAGAATGTGAAAGGTTTGTCAATCTATGATCCATGTATGGGCTCAGGTTCGCTGCTTCTTAACGCAAAGAGATACTATAAAGGTGATACAAACTATATAAAGTATTATGGACAGGAACTGAACATGTCTACATATAATCTGGCGAGGATGAATATGTTCCTGCATGATGTAGCTGCGGAGAATCAGAATCTGCATCATGGAGATACTCTTGATGCAGACTGGCCAACTGGTGAGGAAACTGACTTTCACATGGTACTTATGAATCCACCGTATTCTGCAAAATGGAGTGCTGCATCAGGATTTTTACAGGACGAAAGATTTTCAGAATATGGTGTTTTGGCGCCAAAATCAAAGGCTGATTATGCATTTTTACTTCATGGACTTTATCATCTGAAAAGCAATGGAACAATGGCCATCGTTTTGCCACATGGAGTGCTTTTCAGAGGTGCAGCAGAGGGAAAAATAAGAGAAAAGCTCCTTCGTTCAGGAAACATATATGCGGTTATAGGATTGCCGGCTAATTTATTTTATAATACGTCTATTCCTACATGCATTGTTGTCCTTAAAAAGCATAGAGATGGCAGAGATGTACTGTTTATTGATGCGTCAAAGAAGTTCATTAAGGGCAAAAAACAAAACGAAATGTCAGACGAACATATTGATGAAGTTATGGATTTGTATAACAGAAGAGAAACTGTAGACAAAGAATCCTATCTGGCAAGCTTTGATGATATTGAAAAGAATGATTTCAACCTAAACATACCGCGATATGTAGACAATTTTGAAAAGGAAGAGGAAGTCGATATAAATGGTCTGCTCGAGGATATGCAAAAAACAGATGACGAGATAGGAAAGGTCGAAGGTGAGTTTGTGAATTTGTTAAAAGACCTGACATCGTCCGATGAAAATATAATGGCATCGTTGAATCGTTATATTGATATGATTGAGGGGTGA
- a CDS encoding restriction endonuclease subunit S, protein MENPKIRFKGFTKDWEQRKLNEVAEKICVGFVGTCEKFYTDESGIPMYRTGNLNGLSLNRDDLKYVTNEFHQHNQKSQLKAGDILIARHGDSGKAVNYENSEEANCLNIVIIRPDFKKCNYKFLTNCINSPECQKHIKSLSAGSTQAVINTSEIEKLGVVIPANIDEQNRIARYFSTLDNLITLHQRKCEQTKKLKKYMLQKMFPRNGAKVPEIRFDGFTYDWEQRKLGEIYGSIGNAFVGTATPYYAEHGHFYLESNNVKDGQINHNAEIFINDEFYEKQKDKWLHTGDMVMVQSGHVGHAAVIPEELDNTAAHALIMFRNPKEEIEPYFLNYEYQTDKAKKQIENITTGNTIKHILASDMQEFVVDIPKYEEQKVIASYFCKLDHLITLHQRKCDELKKMKKYMLQNMFI, encoded by the coding sequence ATGGAAAATCCAAAGATTAGATTTAAAGGGTTTACTAAGGATTGGGAACAGCGTAAGTTGAACGAAGTGGCGGAAAAAATATGCGTAGGATTTGTCGGAACATGTGAGAAATTCTATACAGATGAATCAGGAATTCCTATGTATAGAACAGGGAATCTTAACGGATTATCTTTAAATAGAGATGATTTGAAATATGTAACAAACGAATTTCATCAACACAACCAAAAATCACAATTAAAAGCAGGTGACATCCTTATTGCTAGACACGGAGATAGCGGAAAAGCTGTAAATTACGAGAATTCTGAAGAAGCAAACTGTTTAAACATTGTTATAATCAGACCAGATTTCAAGAAATGTAATTATAAGTTTCTGACAAATTGTATCAATAGTCCAGAGTGCCAGAAACATATCAAATCGCTTTCGGCTGGTAGTACACAGGCAGTCATCAATACAAGTGAAATCGAAAAATTGGGAGTTGTAATACCTGCAAATATTGATGAACAGAATAGAATTGCAAGATATTTTTCCACCCTCGACAACCTCATCACTCTTCACCAGCGAAAGTGTGAACAGACAAAAAAATTGAAAAAATATATGCTTCAAAAAATGTTTCCTCGAAATGGAGCAAAAGTTCCAGAAATTAGATTTGATGGATTTACTTACGATTGGGAACAGCGTAAGCTGGGGGAGATATATGGTTCGATTGGAAATGCATTCGTAGGAACAGCTACTCCGTACTATGCAGAACATGGACATTTTTATTTGGAATCTAACAATGTAAAAGACGGACAGATAAACCATAACGCTGAAATTTTCATAAATGATGAATTTTATGAAAAGCAAAAAGATAAATGGCTACATACCGGAGATATGGTTATGGTTCAGTCAGGGCATGTTGGACATGCAGCTGTAATCCCTGAAGAATTGGACAATACAGCGGCTCATGCCTTAATCATGTTCAGAAATCCCAAAGAAGAAATTGAACCTTACTTTTTGAATTATGAATATCAGACTGATAAAGCCAAAAAGCAAATTGAGAACATTACTACTGGTAATACCATAAAACATATCCTTGCATCTGATATGCAGGAATTTGTAGTTGATATTCCAAAATATGAAGAACAGAAAGTGATTGCGAGCTATTTTTGCAAACTCGACCACCTCATCACTCTTCACCAACGTAAGTGCGATGAACTTAAGAAAATGAAAAAATATATGTTACAAAATATGTTTATATAA
- a CDS encoding DUF3990 domain-containing protein has translation MSQGIKMDTIILYHGSPNKIVTPVFGGGDDKHDYGRGFYLTENIDLAKEWAVCRPNEQNGWVHKYELNTRNLKIFDFQEKDVLSWLAELMKHRDAADSKRYRMLSAKFIDKYGIDTDAYDVIKGWRANASYFYIAKEFVRDNIDIDILEELLSLGGLGIQYCIKTEKAYANLREIESDLLQVEYNEFNNKYNQRDIEARKKMRNLVDSDANKVTNVFSTLF, from the coding sequence ATGTCACAGGGAATTAAAATGGATACAATAATTTTATATCATGGTTCTCCTAACAAAATAGTAACACCGGTATTTGGTGGTGGAGATGATAAACATGATTATGGTCGTGGATTTTATCTGACAGAAAACATAGATTTAGCAAAAGAATGGGCGGTTTGCAGACCTAATGAACAGAATGGATGGGTTCATAAGTATGAGTTAAATACAAGGAATCTAAAAATTTTTGATTTTCAGGAGAAAGATGTTTTATCGTGGCTTGCAGAGCTTATGAAGCATCGCGATGCGGCGGATTCCAAGCGTTATAGGATGCTTTCAGCAAAGTTTATTGATAAATATGGTATTGATACCGATGCATATGATGTGATAAAGGGATGGCGCGCAAATGCATCATATTTCTATATTGCAAAAGAATTTGTCAGAGATAATATTGATATAGATATTCTTGAGGAATTGCTTTCTTTAGGCGGATTGGGGATTCAGTATTGTATTAAGACAGAAAAAGCATATGCAAATTTACGTGAGATAGAAAGTGATTTACTTCAAGTTGAATACAATGAATTTAACAATAAGTATAATCAAAGAGATATTGAAGCAAGAAAAAAAATGCGTAATTTAGTAGATTCAGATGCAAATAAGGTTACGAATGTTTTTAGTACATTGTTTTAG
- a CDS encoding NADAR family protein has protein sequence MNIVCFHNPNEENGYLSNWYLSEFECDGIRFSSMEQYMMYQKANCFGDTKIVEKILETTDVAQIKALGRKVSNYNETIWNGKRQIVVYKGLCAKFQNSELKSKLKATGDAVLAEGAVRDCIWGIGLSMTDPKRLEMEKWRGQNLLGFALMMVRDGI, from the coding sequence ATGAATATAGTTTGTTTTCATAATCCAAATGAGGAAAATGGATATCTTAGTAACTGGTATTTAAGTGAGTTTGAATGTGATGGAATAAGATTTTCATCAATGGAACAGTACATGATGTATCAAAAAGCAAATTGTTTTGGTGATACAAAAATAGTGGAGAAGATTCTTGAAACTACAGATGTTGCACAAATTAAGGCTTTGGGAAGAAAGGTTTCAAATTATAATGAAACAATCTGGAATGGAAAGCGACAGATTGTTGTTTACAAGGGCCTTTGTGCAAAATTTCAAAACTCTGAATTGAAATCCAAACTAAAAGCTACAGGAGATGCGGTTTTAGCGGAAGGTGCTGTGAGGGACTGCATTTGGGGAATTGGATTGTCAATGACAGATCCTAAAAGACTGGAAATGGAAAAGTGGAGAGGACAGAATCTGCTTGGATTTGCACTTATGATGGTGAGAGATGGAATATAA
- a CDS encoding restriction endonuclease subunit S — translation MKNGMNFSKEAMGHGFPFINLQNIFGNNVIDVNKLELADATEKQLLEYSLLKGDVLFVRSSVKLEGVGEAALVPETLENTTYSGFIIRFRDEYGLNNDFKKYIFGTQKVRNQIMAQATNSANKNISQGVLENLTFEVPSFDEQAKIGEHFSNLDHLITLHQRQTDFYKKPNFYFISS, via the coding sequence TTGAAGAACGGAATGAACTTTTCTAAAGAGGCTATGGGACATGGTTTTCCCTTTATTAACTTACAAAATATCTTTGGAAACAATGTAATTGATGTTAACAAATTGGAATTAGCTGATGCTACAGAAAAACAATTGTTAGAATATTCATTGCTAAAAGGAGATGTATTATTTGTTCGTTCCTCAGTAAAACTGGAAGGAGTTGGTGAGGCAGCATTGGTGCCAGAAACCCTTGAAAATACAACTTATTCAGGATTTATTATTCGTTTTAGGGATGAATATGGACTAAATAATGATTTTAAAAAATATATATTTGGAACTCAAAAAGTACGAAATCAAATAATGGCTCAAGCAACCAACAGTGCGAATAAAAACATTAGTCAAGGTGTACTTGAAAATCTTACTTTTGAAGTACCATCATTTGATGAACAAGCAAAAATAGGAGAGCATTTCTCCAACCTCGACCACCTCATCACTCTTCACCAGCGCCAGACAGATTTTTATAAAAAACCCAATTTCTACTTTATCTCATCGTAA
- a CDS encoding restriction endonuclease subunit S: MNVENDWEQRKFSELVTIERGGSPRPIDKFITNDENGLNWVKIGDAPEQGNYITQTAEKIRPEGLSKTREVHPGDLILSNSMSFGRPYIMAIDGCIHDGWLAIRDTKKNFDLKFLCTLLGTDGMLNQYKAMAAGSTVNNLNKELVGGTTVAFPMVEEQIKIGDYFTTLDHLITLHQRQHKLHLNMLL, from the coding sequence ATAAATGTTGAAAACGATTGGGAACAGCGTAAGTTTTCTGAATTGGTAACAATTGAGCGTGGTGGATCACCTAGACCGATAGATAAATTTATCACGAATGATGAAAATGGATTGAATTGGGTTAAGATTGGTGATGCTCCAGAACAGGGAAATTATATTACTCAAACAGCAGAGAAAATTAGACCTGAAGGACTCTCTAAAACTAGAGAAGTTCATCCAGGAGATTTGATCTTATCAAATTCGATGAGCTTTGGAAGACCATATATAATGGCGATAGATGGCTGTATTCATGATGGTTGGCTTGCTATTCGAGATACCAAAAAGAACTTTGATTTAAAGTTTCTTTGTACTTTACTTGGAACAGATGGCATGCTCAATCAATATAAGGCTATGGCGGCAGGAAGTACCGTTAATAATCTTAACAAAGAATTGGTGGGTGGCACTACAGTTGCATTTCCAATGGTGGAAGAGCAGATAAAGATTGGAGATTATTTTACTACCCTCGACCACCTCATCACTCTTCACCAGCGCCAGCACAAATTACATCTGAACATGCTTTTATAA
- a CDS encoding site-specific integrase, with protein sequence MLEDMSKDALFYNYYAQWIEVYKKDAIREATMAKYRMTQKWVEKLAPELKVCELTRTAYQKILNDYAKEHERQTTLDFHHQLKGAVMDAVDEGLIERDPTRKAIIKGKTPREKKIKYLNQFELHTLIADLDIKEEPNWDWFILLVAKTGMRFSEALAITPKDFDFGRQTLSISKTWDYKGKGGFLPTKNKSSVRKIQIDWQIVVKFSELIKGLPEDEPIFVGEEKIYNSTVNDALTRHCKACGISEISIHGLRHTHASLLLFAGVSIASVARRLGHASMTTTQKTYLHIIQELENKDVDLVMRTLSGL encoded by the coding sequence ATGCTAGAGGATATGAGCAAGGATGCATTATTTTACAACTATTACGCACAGTGGATAGAAGTGTATAAGAAAGATGCAATTCGTGAAGCCACTATGGCAAAGTACAGGATGACTCAGAAGTGGGTGGAGAAGCTGGCTCCGGAGCTTAAGGTTTGTGAGCTGACAAGGACCGCGTATCAGAAGATACTAAATGATTACGCAAAGGAGCATGAGAGACAGACAACACTTGACTTCCATCATCAGCTAAAGGGTGCGGTAATGGACGCGGTGGATGAGGGGCTGATAGAGCGTGATCCGACCAGAAAGGCTATCATCAAGGGTAAGACACCACGTGAGAAAAAGATTAAATATCTCAATCAGTTTGAGTTGCATACTTTGATAGCTGATCTGGATATAAAGGAAGAGCCGAACTGGGACTGGTTTATTTTGCTTGTAGCAAAGACAGGGATGCGTTTTTCAGAGGCGCTTGCTATCACACCGAAGGATTTTGATTTTGGAAGGCAAACTCTTTCTATAAGTAAGACGTGGGATTATAAGGGTAAGGGAGGTTTTCTACCGACGAAGAATAAGTCATCTGTGAGAAAGATTCAGATTGACTGGCAGATAGTAGTAAAGTTTTCTGAGCTGATAAAAGGGTTGCCGGAGGACGAGCCTATATTTGTAGGAGAGGAAAAGATTTATAATTCAACCGTCAATGATGCTCTCACCAGACACTGTAAGGCCTGTGGGATATCGGAGATTTCCATTCACGGACTTAGACATACGCATGCGTCGTTGCTTTTGTTTGCCGGTGTTTCTATAGCCAGTGTGGCGCGCAGATTGGGGCATGCGAGTATGACAACAACGCAGAAAACATATCTGCATATCATTCAGGAACTGGAAAACAAGGATGTGGATCTGGTAATGAGGACTTTGTCAGGACTGTAA